The sequence CAGTGAATTCAACAGATAGACTGCCATGTCCGTGGTCGGGAGATGCGATGCGGACTCCTGAATGGATTGCAGCAAAGGATCAATCACGCAGGATACGATCTTAATGATGTCCGATTTGCTTCCTTCGACCATGCTGGCAACGGATAGGATTTCTTTCAGTAGATTCAAAAGTTTTCCAACACTTCGCGAGGGTACCAAATCGGTTTGCGGAGGCTCGAGGCCAAGTTTGTGTTCACTGGGACCGTGGAGAAACTGTTTTACTTGGTAGGTCAAAGAACTTAAGTAACAGGTTTCCGAATGCGCCTGCAGATCTGCAATACATTGTTCAAGCTGACCTCCTTTCACGACCTGTTGATGACAAGGAAAATGAATTCGTTTGATTGAGACTCCTAAATTTACGGAAACTTACACTGTTAATAATATTTTGATAGAAACGAATCAAATTGGAAATAGAATACAAAACAATCGTGTCTTTCTCGCCGTTAAGAATCATTTCCACTCGAACTCGCAGTGTGTGGCAAACTCCATCGGAAATATTGGTCATAGCTAGCTGAATCTGTTCGGTAATGTCTTTGTCGCACATTTTCACTAGCATCATAAGGTTTTCCTTTTCGACGGGTAAAATTTGATGAATATACGCAAACATATCGCCAATGTAACGCTTCGCATCGTGAGCCAACATCTCAATCGGTTTTACACTCGGTCCTCCCACCGTCAAAGCATCGATGAAACTTCTAACCACGAACGATCTCCGGGCGGTGGAATACTCATCGATGACGTATTTAAATAGAACCGGTCTATCCTGCAATCGGGCCATCGCCTGCGTTACCAGCTGGCCAATCTCATTGGTATCCAAATTTCTACAGTGACTTTGGGTCCACCGGTAGAGACGCTCGAGGGCGGCCTCCTGGTGTAGGGTCATTTCCTCCATGATATCCAAAGCCGCCGTCTGATAGCCACTCTGCAGCAAGGTCTTGCAGTCCGTATGAATCTGGTGCACATGATCGAGCACTTGGAAAAAGTCGGCAGTAATCGGATCGTCTCGATTAACACCGTACAGGGTCTGATGTTCGCTTACCGACAACTGAAAGCGAGCCAGAAACCCAGTGGCAATCCGTTGCTGCAGTAACAGTTTGCTATTTTCGGCTTGCAAAGAATTGGCCTCCCGGATAAGATCCTTCTGGTGCTCCTCGGTATTGTTTAGTTGGGTTTTCATACTTTCGACTGACGCACTGATGCTATCGATATCCGAACAAATGCTGTCCAGAGCTTCCTTGACCTGACGAAATTGCTCCAGAAAATTCTAATGAAAAATACATAAAGTCAGTATCTACAACACAATGAATTTGTGAATACTTACCTCATTGATGGCCAAACTGCGCCGTTCGATTTGACTGCGAAGGTTGCGGCGTGATTGCAACGTATTTTCCGTATAAAACTCTGACAAATCCGTCAGGGCATCCAGTGTCTCCCGGTCCGATTCGATTCGCGTTTCCAAAATCTTGTTTAGTCGTTTTTGGATGTAGTCATCTTTGTCCGATTCTTCCATTGTCTATATTTTTTCGCACTCGAAGCAATTACAAATTATAAACCAATATCCTacaatattataatatttttatctgtttgCAACGCTGCTGCAATACGGAAAAGGCTAGTATCTATTGAATAGATATATGCCATTAATATCCAGctcatcaatatttattttcctttcaaaatctGATCAGCTGTGGAGATGGATTCTGCATAGTACGAACGTCACACCACAGGAAAAACAAAACCAAGGGGTCCACGTGCAGTGAAATTGTAGGGCTGCTTTTTGGCGCCGGaattgtgaaaatatgagaaaattttttgtTCTCTCTGGAAAAAAATGGAGCAGCAGCACTTGGCAGTTGGTGTCGATAGCCAAGTCATTTAGGTTTTATCTTTGGTCAGGGACAGCTGGTACGTCGAAACCTTCTCCATCATCAATCCATTTAAAAAATGAACACATCCGATTTGGGTAAGAATTCAACCGCTTTCAACCGTTTTAGgtaatttaaattttcaattttccatTCAGAATCAgtgacttccggaaccgaaccgGAGGATTTCCATGGAACTGAAACGATCTCCGACATCGAACGCAGTCTAGCTCAGCGAATGCTACTGCACGTCTACAGCACTGCCGGAATAGTCGCTGCCCGTCAGTTAAACTTTTGGGAAGATTTTCGCTCCAGCAATCCGGACGTCGAAATGCAAGCTCGTGAACTACGGGCAATGTTTTTCGAGGAAGTGCTCAATGACTTGGAACACTACGACGATCTGGCCTACGAGGTGGTACAGTATCTTAATCCGATCTTCAACCAGTATCAACGGGGCGTGCTGGAATTCGGTGATTTAGCAGAAGGCGAAGATTTCCTGTTGAACGTTCCACAGAGCGTCGCCGGTGGTGGACTTGCTTTTGAAGAAATGGTCAATTACGTTTCGGCACCGATCGTCACCAGTCATCAGCTGCCGATGGTTCCGCTAAATTTGGAGTTGGTTTCTGCTTCGAGCCGACCGCGACCATCATCCAGAGAGGATGAGCTGGCCAAGCAATTTGCTCGGTTGCTAAGTGAAATCGTATGGACTAAAGAAGAAGCTATTGAGAAACCGGTCCTGGGGCTTACGGAGCTTCGTGAGCGCACAATGGTTCTTACCAAAGCTGGAATATCTTTGAAGCATCTTCTGAAACCGGGAATGCAGGCACACACGCTACAGAGTCGACAATTCGAAACCGAGAAACCGACCGACGTTGATCAAGTGGTGCCCGTGTCTTCCGGCAAGAAAAGTGCAACGAAACGGTGGAGATCTTTCGATGATTCGGGATTGGGTCTTTCGCCCAGTAAGCGGTCCCTGCTGATGACTCCCGCTATCGCGAGCACTAGACCTCGAAAGCAGCACCAACTTCTGCGGCGGTTGGTGTCAGCACCGGCGGATTCGTAAGCTTTAAATATCGAAAAACTTTTAATTTGTTCCGGAAAAGTTATTTTATTCTCTACTTTGAATTCATTTGATTACATATTACACGCAGTGAGAACTTGTTTTATACGTTTTGTTCTGTTCCCTTTAAATAAAGtgtattttattgtttaaatgAAGTGAGTATATTATAGAAGTCCGAGGCCTTTAATTATCCCGAAATTGTGTCGGTTGTTCATCGTCACCTTCTGACCATGTTTTATTTGCGCTCGGTTGTTATAACAGATCAACCACGCCAAAGCCCAATAGTCCAGGACTTTGCGCTGTTTAATTTCCAGTCTACGATCCTTCCATAGTGTTTACATTAAACATCTATTTCTACTGACGCATTGGGAGCTAAAATCCACAGGCACGTTAGCAATCCAAAATCCACTGTTTCCAAATATTAATTTGAATATACGTACTTCGATATTCAAGACAgtgcgataaaatatttctgcaTGGTAAAAGtaatttgaaaaacttcaaatttctaaaacatttgagaAACAAGCCGATGTACTTTGGTTcctctttaaattaatatcgtGTTATCTGTTTTATGTTATGAAAATGTCCCAATATTGTAATCTGCTCTAGTTTTTTCCCAGCAGGTTAAGAGACgcgataaattttaaatttccttACCCGGTAAACGACAGGAAAGGAAACATGTTCGATGTGAGGTATGGTCACGATGGCAAATGGACAGGTGGCGAGATTTTTCGgttgtcattttttttgtttggaaaaccaagaaatatttgattgcagtgatgagATAAAAGTTTATTCATCAACAGACAGCTCAcaaattaaaatggaaatctttgtgCCGATATTTGATGATCAACACTGGAattcatttatattaaaatatgaAGCTATCATTTCAAATATTCAAGCAAGTCATAGCATCACGaaattttattgtcagacttcggccacagactaacagacaggacactcaaattagattcttcaatcattttaacggtcttttcgaatattcctttatttgggacagtactcacgtgtgtcatgatggcgccacgttaccctatcgaaaacatcctgtctgtcatctagactgtgtttatttttttcatttaccaacagagttgccattcatacagaattacctgtaatgtattgatttgtttacgtccatgcgaatttcatgcaggatacagatttaatacatatggccaaaactatatacataattgtgcctatttctcatcctccaacgcaagacaaaatcgaacccgttttgttacaatatttacttgcttctggtctgccgccacttaatttttgGTGAAAACTAccgacacaataaaaaatagtctaga comes from Malaya genurostris strain Urasoe2022 chromosome 3, Malgen_1.1, whole genome shotgun sequence and encodes:
- the LOC131437470 gene encoding conserved oligomeric Golgi complex subunit 6, giving the protein MEESDKDDYIQKRLNKILETRIESDRETLDALTDLSEFYTENTLQSRRNLRSQIERRSLAINENFLEQFRQVKEALDSICSDIDSISASVESMKTQLNNTEEHQKDLIREANSLQAENSKLLLQQRIATGFLARFQLSVSEHQTLYGVNRDDPITADFFQVLDHVHQIHTDCKTLLQSGYQTAALDIMEEMTLHQEAALERLYRWTQSHCRNLDTNEIGQLVTQAMARLQDRPVLFKYVIDEYSTARRSFVVRSFIDALTVGGPSVKPIEMLAHDAKRYIGDMFAYIHQILPVEKENLMMLVKMCDKDITEQIQLAMTNISDGVCHTLRVRVEMILNGEKDTIVLYSISNLIRFYQNIINSVVKGGQLEQCIADLQAHSETCYLSSLTYQVKQFLHGPSEHKLGLEPPQTDLVPSRSVGKLLNLLKEILSVASMVEGSKSDIIKIVSCVIDPLLQSIQESASHLPTTDMAVYLLNSLYQIESALTSYEYMEERLERLHAQSDAQLDTLTSEQASSLVANLNLGPIYTVLQSSNSQIEQRHMQIFMSKLDSFLEMPDILLLPQVNLLLSGNHRTTVQKRSFNVIVAIYKQIYERIHDPASGYGEPEGVFSKSPEQVAEMLCG
- the LOC131437472 gene encoding uncharacterized protein LOC131437472, producing MNTSDLESVTSGTEPEDFHGTETISDIERSLAQRMLLHVYSTAGIVAARQLNFWEDFRSSNPDVEMQARELRAMFFEEVLNDLEHYDDLAYEVVQYLNPIFNQYQRGVLEFGDLAEGEDFLLNVPQSVAGGGLAFEEMVNYVSAPIVTSHQLPMVPLNLELVSASSRPRPSSREDELAKQFARLLSEIVWTKEEAIEKPVLGLTELRERTMVLTKAGISLKHLLKPGMQAHTLQSRQFETEKPTDVDQVVPVSSGKKSATKRWRSFDDSGLGLSPSKRSLLMTPAIASTRPRKQHQLLRRLVSAPADS